From Candidatus Omnitrophota bacterium:
CATTATCTTATATACTCCTTAGTGCTTTACACAGCCAGCGGCTTTGGCATCTGAGCCTTATGCGGATGGTTCTCATCTGCATATACCCTAAGCTTTTTCAGCAACTTAGCCCCAAGCTTACTTTTGGGAAGCATCCCCTTAACCGCGTGCCTTATAACGTAGTCCGGATGCTTCTTCATCTTAGTAGCGAGATTTTCCTTATGCAAACCGCCTGGATAGGCAGAATATCTCAGATACATCTTATCTTCGATCTTATTACCCGTAACTTTGATCTTGCTCGCGTTTATTACGATAACCTCATCGCCCGTATCCTGGTGAGGTGAATATATAACTTTGTTTTTACCTATCAATACAGCGGCTATCTTGGACGCAAGCCTGCCCAGCACCTTGTCTTTTGCGTCGACAATGTACCAAGCTTTTTGTATATCCTTTGTTTTCGCTATATAAGTCGTCATAACCCCTTCTTTGTCCTTATTAAAT
This genomic window contains:
- the rplM gene encoding 50S ribosomal protein L13 codes for the protein MTTYIAKTKDIQKAWYIVDAKDKVLGRLASKIAAVLIGKNKVIYSPHQDTGDEVIVINASKIKVTGNKIEDKMYLRYSAYPGGLHKENLATKMKKHPDYVIRHAVKGMLPKSKLGAKLLKKLRVYADENHPHKAQMPKPLAV